The genome window CTCCTGGCATCCCGTGCCTGCTGAAGATCGAGGGGACGGAGCTGTGGGCGGAATGCGCCGGGTGTCGCTTTGGGGCCGACGGCCGCCCGATCGCCGGGCCATGCGCGGCTCCGCTGCCGTCCTATCCGGCCCGCGTGATGAGCGGCTCCATCTGGGTGGACGTCAACCGGCTGCAGTAGTGGGCGGGAAGTGAGATCTCCGGTCTTCACGGATCCGGAAGCGCAGGGAGGAGGGGCATGATGCGGGAGGTGGTCATCGTCGCTGCGGTGCGGACGCCGATGGGCAAATACGGGGGGGCCTTAAAGGATGTGCGCCCGGACGACTTGGCCGCCCTGGTGATTCGGGAAGTGGTCCGGCGGGCCGGGATCGATCCGGGGATGGTGGACGAGGTCTACATGGGCTGCGCCAACCAGGCGGGGGAGGATAACCGCAACGTCGCCCGCATGGCGGCGATCCTGGCGGGCTTCCCCTACCACGTGGCGGCGGTCACGGTGAACCGGCTGTGCGCCTCGGGGCTCACCGCCGTCAACCTGGCGGCCCGGACCATCCGCTGCGGCGAGGCGGATGTGGTGGTGGCGGGCGGCGTGGAGAGCATGACGCGGGCGCCCTGGGTGATGCCCAAGGCCCCTGTCCCCTTCCCGCGGGGGAACGTCACCGTCTACGACACCGCCCTGGGGTGGCGGTTCCCCAACCCGAAGATGGAGGCCATGTTCCCCCTCGAGTCCATGGGCGAGACGGCGGAGAACATCGCCGAGGAGCATCCGGAGATCACGCGGGAGGAGCAGGACCGCTTCGCCCTGCTCTCCCATCAGCGGGCGGTGGAGGCTATCCGCTCCGGGAAGTTCCGCGAGGAGATCGTGCCGGTGGTGATCGAGCGACCGGGGCAGTCCCCTCTGGTCATCGATGTCGATGAGGGGCCGCGCTATCGCCTCGAGAACGGAGAGATCGTCCTGGACACGGATCTCGAGCGCCTCTCCCGGCTGCCCCCGGTCTTCCGGAAAGGGGGGACGGTGACGGCGGGGAACGCCTCGGGGTTGAGCGACGGCGCCGCGGCGCTGCTGCTGATGAGCGCGGAGAAGGCGCGGGCCCTGGGCCTGCGGCCGATGGCCCGCTGGATCGCCTCGGCCGCAGTCGGGGTGAACCCCCGGGTGATGGGCTACGGCCCGGTCCCCGCCATCCGCAAGCTGCTGGAGCGGACGGGTCTCACCCTGGATCAGATCGATCTGGTGGAGATCAACGAGGCCTTTGCCGTCCAGACCCTGGCCTGTATTAAGCTGCTGGGGCTGGACCTCAACAAGGTGAACGTCAACGGCGGGGCCATCGCCTTGGGGCATCCCCTGGGATGCAGCGGGGCCCGCATCCTCACCACGCTGTTGTATGAGATGCGCCGGCGCCGGGCCCGTTATGGGATAGCCGCCCTGTGCGTGGGCGTGGGCCAGGGGGAAGCGGCTCTGGTGGAGGGAATCCACTCATAGCGGCGCTCGGCGACAGCCAGCGAAAGGGGGCGACCTGTAGGGCCGCCCCCTTTTCGTTTCTCCTGAGAAGGCCTGGCCGCGCCCTCAGCTCCAGTCGCCCTTCTTGATGCGGGCCAGGAACTCGGCGTTGCTGCGGGTCTTGCCCAGGGCTCCCAGAAGGGATTCCATCACCTGGGTGAGGTCGTAACCACCGCCGTCAGGAGGCGGGGCCATCATCCGGGCGATCATCCGCTGCAGCAGCCACACCTTCTCCAGGGTGTCCGGGTCCAGCAGCAGCTCCTCCCGGCGCGTCCCGGAGCGCTCAATATCGATGGCCGGGAAGAGGCGGCGCTCCGCCAGCTTGCGGGAGAGGTGCAGCTCCCAGTTGCCGGTCCCCTTGAACTCCTCATAGATCACATCGTCCATCCGGCTCCCCGTGTCGATCAGACAGGTGGCCAGGATGGTGAGCGAGCCCCCGTTCTCGATGTTTCGAGCGGCGCCGAAGAACCGCTTGGGCGGATACAGGGCGGCCGGGTCCAGCCCGCCCGTCCAGGTGCGGCCGCTGGGCTCCACCACCAGGTTGTAAGCTCGGGTGAGCCGGGTGATGGAGTCCAGGAGGATCACCACATGCTTGCCCCCCTCCACCATGCGCTTGGCCCGCTCCAGGGCCAGCTCGGCCACCTTGATGTGGTTCTCCGGCGGCTCGTCGAAGGTGCTGTGGACCACCTCGGCCTCCACCGAGCGGTCCATGTCGGTGACTTCCTCCGGCCGCTCGCCGACCAGCACGACCATCAGGTGGACGTCGCGGTAGCGGGTGGAGATGGCGTTGGCGATGTTCTTGAGGACAGTGGTCTTGCCGGCCTTGGGGGGCGAGACGATAAGCCCGCGCTGCCCGCGCCCGATGGGAGCCACCAGATTGATCAGCCGCGTGGTGAGGTTCTTGGGGTCCGTCTCCAGATCGAACATCTGGTTCGGGAAGATGGGGGTGAGCTCCTCGAACCGCGGCCGCTGGCGGGCCTGCTCCGGGTCCAGCCCGTTGACGGCCTCCACCCGCAGGAGGCTGTAGTATTTCTCCGTCTCCTTGGGCGGGCGGATCTGGCCGACGACGAAGTCTCCCCGCCGGAGCCCGAAGCGACGGATCTGGGACTGGCTGACGTAGATGTCGTTGGGGCTGGGGAGGAAGTTGGGGTTCACCCGGAGGAAGCCGATCATCCCCAGGGAGTCGTCCTCCACGATCTCCAGCGTCCCGCCGCCGAAGGCGTAACCCTGCTGCTCCGCCTTCGCCTGGAGCAGCCGCATGATGAGGTCCTGCTTCTTCAGGCGGCTGTAGCTCGGGATCTTGAGGGAGCGGGCCAGATCACGGAGCTCATCCAGGGTCTTGGATTCCAGATGGATGTAATCGAAATCCAGGATGGGAACCTGAACCTGCGCCTGTTCCATGTCCATGGTCCTTCCACTCAGGATGAGGATAGATGACCGCTGTGCATCGCGCCCGCCGGGGGCCGGACCGGGAGACGGCAGTGCGCCCGCTGGATCCTTGCCTTACAGGGTTAGCTTCGGGGACGATGCCTCAGGCGGCTGAAGCATTTTCATTATATCGGGCTCTCGGGCCAGCGTCAAACCCGGGCTTCCCCACGGGGTTTCCCCCAGGGTCCCAACCGGCCCCCGGGGTGTGTCCCCAAATCGTAGGACAACTGCGAGTCGTTCGAAAAGCGGTTTTTGTAGGAGGGGCTTCAGCCCCGACATCCCGTCTTCGATGGCGCAAGGATCGCGGCGGAAGCTGCTCCGTTAACTCCCAACCTCCGGTTCTCGATGACGCAGAGGGTCGCGGCGAAAGCCGCTCCTACCAAACATCGATCCCTCTGTAGGAGGGGCTTTCGCCCCGAACCTCCGTCTTCGAGACCGCATGATCGCTCCGGTGCCTCTATCCCCTTCTCCTAATCCGGGGAGGAAAAGTCCTTTGCCCACATCGCTCCGGATCACCCCCAGCAAGGTCCGCGCTGATTGTTCTGGATGGCCATGAAGAGCCCATGACTCGCCGCAGGCGCATCGCCCCTCGACCCATCCTCTCCCTCCCCTGGGCCGCCACCGTCATCTCCGGCCGCTGTTCCCCGGCATGGCCCTTCCGCTCCTGAACCCGCTTTTCCGACGGATGCGCCTTCGCCCATTCAAGCGGCTCCTCCTGCATCTATCAAGCCAAGCGCCTCGGCCACCATCTTCTCCGGCGCAATCTGACCAGGGGCACACCCGCCTACGGATCGCTCTGGAACAACAGCGCTCCGCGGGCCGCAAGGCAGGGGATGTGTCCTCATTTCGTCGGGAGCAGTTAGGTTGAGTTGACAAGAATCGGAGTTTGTAGTAGCATCCATGCTCGCGTTTTCTGATACGTGCTGGGGCGAATCGGGAGCCCACTGATCCGGCGCGTGCTCAACAGCCCGGCCTGCGGGCGGGAGACAGATTGGGATCTCCACACGACCATCTACCTTCGCCATTACGGGCCGGCCAACCCTGAGAGTCCCACCGGGAGGGGCGACGGTGGGGGAGAAAGACGACCGGGGCAAAAAATCTTTCGCCCCTACCGGTTTATATTTTTCATCCAACTGACTACTACTGTTCCCTTGCGGTTGTCATAGGCCGGGAGGCTTAGGATGGAGAGAGAAGTAAGCATCCGCTCCCTCATCCTCCGCATGCTTGTCTTCGACGCTGTGGTTCTCCTGAGCGCGGCGTCAGCCTTTGTTCTTTTCCCTGATCGCATCGCTAGATGGATCGCCGAGTTCTATCCTGTGATCCTGAGCGCTCTATGCGTATGGTTTTCTTGTCAGATTTATCTTTCTCAGAATTCTCTGAAGAGGAAACATCTGGCGAGCCGGATATGGGGGTTGCTAGCCGCTGGATTAGGATTCTGGGCGATCGGTGAAATCGTATGGGCCGTATATGGACTTTTTGCCACCCCGCCCGACTTTGGTTGGATGGATCTGTTCTGGTTGATCGGCAACGGCTTTCTGATCGCTTTCTACGCGCTTCTGCTCCGCTTCCTGTCCCCGGCTATCCAGGGGTGGAATCGATTTCTGGCAGTCGGATTGATTCTGTTGTTCATTGTTGTGGCGGGCGCTGCTATCTACGCGCCGATGCTTGTCGAGCCGCCCACGGACTGGCTGGAATTCGCTGTAAGCCTTCTGTATGAAACTCAGTATCTTCTCCTCCTGGTCGGCGCGACCCTCCTTACCCTCGCGGTCTATAAGGGGATCCTGGGGATCAGCTGGAGTATCCTGGCTGTGGGGATGTGGTGGATCGCCTTCACGGATCTGCTTTTCATCTATTTGGGTTTGAACGACCTCTACTACCCCGGCGGCAAGGTTACGCCGCTCAGCGTGCTCCATAACCTCCTTTACATAGCCGCTTATGTGATCATCCTGAACGGGCTCTATCTGCGGTGGGCGTTGCCATTCCCGGCTGTCAGGGCCGAAGAGGTGCTGATGGTCGCTTCGAAATTTCGTCCGCAGGAGACGTGGGTCCTGATCTCCGACGAGAGCGGTCGGGCTTTGTTTGTGGATCCGCGCCTTCCCCGGGCCCTGGGAGCCGCCGACATTGGGGAAATGACCGGAGAGTTTATCGGAGCCATCCTGGGTTTACAGCCAAACACGGAGTTCGAGATCCTGAGGGAAGCGCTAACTCATGGAAGCAGTCGGCCGCGCCCGGTTCTGATCGCTGGCCGATCGCATGTCCTGCAGGCTGTGGCTGAAGAGGAGACGTCCTTCCGTGAGGTCTACTGGTTGCTGACCCCCGGAGATGCCCGCCTGGAGATCCGGCCCGGGGGGAAGGTTTCTCTGGAAGCGCTTTTGGCTCAGGCGATGCGCGGGGCTGCCCGATCGCCAGGAGAGTTGAGGAAAGTATACGTCCAGGCCGTCTTTCAACTCCTCGCTATAATGTGTGTCCGTTTCGGCGGCGAGGCGGTCGGGCAGCAGTTCGTCCGCCGGTTCGGCTCAATTGTCTGCTCGGAGGAATCCCTCTCGGATCTCCTCGAAGATGCCAAAGCATGCCGTGGCCTGCTAGAGCGCGCGCTGGAATGCGCTCTGATAATGGTCCCGGTGGACCAGATGAGGAGCGCGCTGAAGCGATTGGAGGAAAGCCTGGGAGAGGAGGTCCTTCGAGCAGCCGATGCCGTCGGCTTGCGCTTGTCCTTTCCCGACGGATGAGCCTCCTCTCCGGTTGACTCAAGGCCGCCCATTTGTTATAATTGCGCCAAGCACGCAATGGACGATGTGCAGGGAGCGCGGCCGGAGGTCGCGCCGAAATCTTATAGTGCCAAAGACGAAGAACGGGAGGAGTAGGCCCTGGGCCGGCGCCCAGAGAGGCGGGGGAAGGTGGAAGCCCGCTGCGCACGCCAGGGCTGAATGGGCCCGGGAGTCGCCGGACGAACGGGGCGGGAACCGCCCTCAGTAGTCCCGGCCGGAGTCGCCACCGTTATCCGGGCGGAGGGGATCGGAAGTCCACGCTTCCTGTCCCCGCGAAAGAGTGGGGCTGGCCGACGAACCCCTCGTCCCACCGGCGAGGGGTTTTTGTTTTCGGCGGCCGGCCTCAGGAGGGTGGCACCACGGGCCATCCGGCGCCCGTCCCTCAGCGAGGGGCGGGCGCTTTTTTTATCCACACCTCCGTCGATCCAAAGGGGGCTTTCACCTCGAAAGGAGCGGAGAATGCGACGCCTGATCCGGCGGACGATGCCGGCGGACCTCTGGACGCCCATCGGGCTCTACCAGGCCCTGAGCCCGGAGGGGCCCTCGTTCCTCTTCGAGAGCGTGGAGGGCGGGGCCTATCTGGCCCGCTATTCGTTCATCGGCCTGATGCCCCGCCGCGTCTACCGCGTGGACGGATGGCGGATGGAGGAGCGCGGGCCGGAGGGATGCCGCCTCTATGATCTGCGTCAGGTCCACCCCTTTGCGGTGTGGCGGGAGGCCCTGGAGGCACTGGCCCCGGAGGCCGCTCTGGAGCCCCTGCCCCGCTTCATCGGGGGGCTGGCAGGCTACCTGGGCTATGAGATGGCCGCTTTCTTCGATCGCGTGCCCCGCGCCCCCGGGGATGCCCTCGCCTTCCCGGATGCGATCTTGATGCAGGTGGAGACCTTGCTGGTCTTCGACCACGTGACCCAGACCCTCACGCTGTTCGCCTTAGCCGAACCCGGCGCCGAGGGCGAGGCGGAGGCGCGGCTAACAGCCCTGGAGCGCCGCCTCCGGGATCCGGTGCCGGCCCCGTCCATCCCAACGTCCACCCCCGCCGCCGGGGCTTCTTGGAAGACCCGGGTGGATGCCGGGCGGTTTCGGGAGATGGTGCGGGCGGCCCAGGCCTACATCGCCGCCGGCGACGCCTTCCAAATCGTCCTCGCCCGCCGCTGGAGCCGTCCCATCGCCGCCCCACCCTTTGCCATCTACCGGACGCTGCGGCGCCTGAACCCTTCCCCCTATCTCTTCTTCCTGAACCTGCCGGGCCTGGGGCGGAACGGGGAGGATCTGGCGCTGATCGGCGCCTCCCCGGAGATGCTGGTGCGGGTGGAAGGCGGGGAGGTCACCCTCCGCCCCATCGCCGGGACGCGCCCCCGCGGCCGCTCCCCGGAAGAGGATCAGGCTCTGGAGCAGGAGCTGCGGGCCGATCCCAAGGAGCAGGCGGAGCACGTGATGCTGGTGGATCTGGGCCGCAATGACCTAGGGCGGGTGTGCGACTACGGGACGGTGCGGGTGGAGGAGTTCATGGTGGTGGAACGCTATTCCCACGTGATGCATCTGGTCTCCACGGTGCGAGGGCGGCTGCGGCCGGGCTGTGACGCCCTGGACGCCCTGGCGGCCGCCTTCCCGGCGGGAACGGTCTCCGGGGCCCCCAAGGTGCGGGCGATGGAGATCATCGCCGAGCTGGAGGGGGAGGCGCGAGGGCCCTACGCCGGGGGCGTGGGCTATTTCGACCCGCGGGGGAACGCCGACTGGTGCATCACCATCCGCACGGTGATGGTGCAGGGCGACATCGCGATGGTGCAGGCCGGCGCCGGGGTGGTGGCGGATTCCATCCCCGAGCGGGAGGAGGAGGAAACCCGCAACAAGGCCCGGGCGATGCAGCTGGCGGTCGATCTGAGCCATGGGGCGGATGGGCGCTGAGGACGAAAGGGGGTCGCGATGCTGCTGGTGATCGACAACTATGATTCCTTCACTTACAACCTGGTCCAGATCCTGGGGCAGCTGCTCCGGGAGGCCGGGCGCACGGATGTGCCCCTCCGGGTGGTCCGCAACGACGCGGTGGATCTGGAGGACATCATGGCAATGGAACCCTCAGCGGTGGTGATCTCGCCGGGGCCGGGGCGGCCGGAGGAGGCCGGCATCACCATCCCGGTGATCCGGGCCCTCAGCGGGCGGACGCCGCTTTTAGGGGTCTGTCTGGGCCACCAGGCCATCGCCGCCGCCTTCGGCGGCCGCGTGGTGCGAGCGGGACGGCTGATGCACGGCAAGGCCTCGCCGGTCCTCCACCAGGGGGATGCGCTCTTCGCCGGGCTGCCCAGCCCCTTCATGGCCGGCCGCTACCACTCCCTCCTGGTGGCCGAGCCCCTTCCGGAGCCCCTGATGGTCACCGCCCGCACCCCGGAGGGGGAGATCATGGCGCTGCGCCACCGCCACCATCCCACCTTCGGGATCCAGTTCCATCCCGAGTCGGTCCTCACCCCGGAGGGCGTGCGGTTGCTGCGGAACTTCCTGCGGATCGCCGGATACTTGGATCCGGCGCCCGCTATCTCTTCCGGATCCTTGAGGGGAGGAGGTTCGCGATGATTCGGGAAGCGATCGCCAAGCTGGTGCGACGGGAGGATCTCACCCTGGAGGAGGCTGAGGCGGCGATGGGGGCGATCATGCAAGGGGAGGCCACGCCGGCGCAGATCGGGGCCTTCCTGATCGCCCTGCGGATGAAGGGGGAGACCATCCCCGAGATCATCGGATGCGCCCGGGCGATGCGCCGGGCGATGCAGCGGGTGCCCTATGAGGGGGTTGCGGTGGACACCTGCGGCACGGGCGGCGATGGGGCCCGCACCTTCAACCTCTCGACGGCGGCGGCCTTCGTCGTCGCCGGAGCGGGGGTGCCGGTGGCCAAACACGGCAACCGGGCGGTCTCCAGCCCCAGCGGCAGCGCCGATCTCCTGGCCGCCCTGGGCGCGGCCCTCACCCTGACCCCTGAGCAGGCCGCCCGCGCCCTGCGGGAGGTCCGCTTCGCCTTTCTCTTCGCCCCCGCTTTTCACCCGGCGATGAAGCATGCCATCGGCCCCCGCCGCGAGATCGGCGTCCGCACGGTCTTCAACATCCTGGGCCCCCTCTGCAACCCGGCCGAGGTCCCCTATCAGGTGATGGGCGTGTTCGACCCAACCCTGGTGGAGCCTCTCGCGGAGGTCCTGGGCGCGTTGGGCAGCCGGCGGGCCTTCGTGGTGTGCGGGGTGGGCAACGTCGACGAGGTGACCCCGGCCGGCCCCGCCCGGGTCGCCGAATACGCCGACGGCCGGGTCCGATCCTGGATCTTCGACCCGGCCGACTACGGGATCCCGCGGGCGCCCCTGGAGGCCCTCCGGGGCGGCACGCCGGAAGAGAACGCCCAGCGGCTGCGGCGGTTGTTCCAGGGGAAGGAGAACGGCCCGCTGCGGGCGGCGGTCCTCCTCAACGCCGCCTTCGCCCTGCGCGCCGCGGAGCAGGTGGAGGACTTGCGGGAGGGACTGGCGCGGGCCGAGGAAGCCCTCGAGGGCGGAGCGGCCCTGGCTGTCCTGGAGGACTACGTGGCCTTCACCCAGCGAGGCGCTCAGGAGACTTGAGCATGTCCGTGCTGCAAAAGATCCTGGCCTGGAAGCGCGAGGAGCAGGCCCGGCGGATGCGGGAGCGCCCGCTCCCGCTGGTGCGGGCGGAAGCGGAGGCGATGCCGCCCCCACGGGACTTCGCCGCCGCCCTCGTCCGCCGGGGCGATCGCCCCGCCCTGATCGCCGAGGTCAAACGGGCTTCCCCCTCCCGGGGTGACCTGGCCCCGACGGTGGACCCTGTGGCCCTGGCCGGGGCGTATCGGCGGGGCGGGGCGGCCGCCCTCTCGGTCCTCACCGACGCCCGCTTCTTCAACGGAGAGCTGGCCCACCTGCAGGCCATCCGCCAGGCCTTCCCGGAGGTGCCGATCCTGCGCAAGGACTTCACCCTGGACGCCTACGACATCTACGAGGCCCGGGCGGCAGGAGCCGACGCGGTGCTCCTCATCGCCGCCGCCCTGGAGCCCTCACGTCTGGCCGACCTTCTTGCCCTCGCGGCGGAGCTGAGGATGACGGCCCTGGTGGAGGTTCATCGGGAGGAGGAGCTGGAACGGGCCCTGCAGGCCGGGGCGCGGGTGATCGGGGTGAACCATCGGGACCTCCACACCCTGACGGTGGACCGAACGGTCTCGGCCCGGCTGCGGCCTCGCATCCCCGCCGGGATCCGGACGGTGGCGGAGAGCGGGCTGCGGACCCCCGCCGACGTCCGGGAGATGGGGGCGCGGGGCTACGACGCGGTGCTGGTCG of Thermoflexus hugenholtzii JAD2 contains these proteins:
- a CDS encoding thiolase family protein yields the protein MREVVIVAAVRTPMGKYGGALKDVRPDDLAALVIREVVRRAGIDPGMVDEVYMGCANQAGEDNRNVARMAAILAGFPYHVAAVTVNRLCASGLTAVNLAARTIRCGEADVVVAGGVESMTRAPWVMPKAPVPFPRGNVTVYDTALGWRFPNPKMEAMFPLESMGETAENIAEEHPEITREEQDRFALLSHQRAVEAIRSGKFREEIVPVVIERPGQSPLVIDVDEGPRYRLENGEIVLDTDLERLSRLPPVFRKGGTVTAGNASGLSDGAAALLLMSAEKARALGLRPMARWIASAAVGVNPRVMGYGPVPAIRKLLERTGLTLDQIDLVEINEAFAVQTLACIKLLGLDLNKVNVNGGAIALGHPLGCSGARILTTLLYEMRRRRARYGIAALCVGVGQGEAALVEGIHS
- the rho gene encoding transcription termination factor Rho, encoding MDMEQAQVQVPILDFDYIHLESKTLDELRDLARSLKIPSYSRLKKQDLIMRLLQAKAEQQGYAFGGGTLEIVEDDSLGMIGFLRVNPNFLPSPNDIYVSQSQIRRFGLRRGDFVVGQIRPPKETEKYYSLLRVEAVNGLDPEQARQRPRFEELTPIFPNQMFDLETDPKNLTTRLINLVAPIGRGQRGLIVSPPKAGKTTVLKNIANAISTRYRDVHLMVVLVGERPEEVTDMDRSVEAEVVHSTFDEPPENHIKVAELALERAKRMVEGGKHVVILLDSITRLTRAYNLVVEPSGRTWTGGLDPAALYPPKRFFGAARNIENGGSLTILATCLIDTGSRMDDVIYEEFKGTGNWELHLSRKLAERRLFPAIDIERSGTRREELLLDPDTLEKVWLLQRMIARMMAPPPDGGGYDLTQVMESLLGALGKTRSNAEFLARIKKGDWS
- a CDS encoding anthranilate synthase component I family protein, with translation MRRLIRRTMPADLWTPIGLYQALSPEGPSFLFESVEGGAYLARYSFIGLMPRRVYRVDGWRMEERGPEGCRLYDLRQVHPFAVWREALEALAPEAALEPLPRFIGGLAGYLGYEMAAFFDRVPRAPGDALAFPDAILMQVETLLVFDHVTQTLTLFALAEPGAEGEAEARLTALERRLRDPVPAPSIPTSTPAAGASWKTRVDAGRFREMVRAAQAYIAAGDAFQIVLARRWSRPIAAPPFAIYRTLRRLNPSPYLFFLNLPGLGRNGEDLALIGASPEMLVRVEGGEVTLRPIAGTRPRGRSPEEDQALEQELRADPKEQAEHVMLVDLGRNDLGRVCDYGTVRVEEFMVVERYSHVMHLVSTVRGRLRPGCDALDALAAAFPAGTVSGAPKVRAMEIIAELEGEARGPYAGGVGYFDPRGNADWCITIRTVMVQGDIAMVQAGAGVVADSIPEREEEETRNKARAMQLAVDLSHGADGR
- a CDS encoding anthranilate synthase component II, whose translation is MLLVIDNYDSFTYNLVQILGQLLREAGRTDVPLRVVRNDAVDLEDIMAMEPSAVVISPGPGRPEEAGITIPVIRALSGRTPLLGVCLGHQAIAAAFGGRVVRAGRLMHGKASPVLHQGDALFAGLPSPFMAGRYHSLLVAEPLPEPLMVTARTPEGEIMALRHRHHPTFGIQFHPESVLTPEGVRLLRNFLRIAGYLDPAPAISSGSLRGGGSR
- the trpD gene encoding anthranilate phosphoribosyltransferase is translated as MIREAIAKLVRREDLTLEEAEAAMGAIMQGEATPAQIGAFLIALRMKGETIPEIIGCARAMRRAMQRVPYEGVAVDTCGTGGDGARTFNLSTAAAFVVAGAGVPVAKHGNRAVSSPSGSADLLAALGAALTLTPEQAARALREVRFAFLFAPAFHPAMKHAIGPRREIGVRTVFNILGPLCNPAEVPYQVMGVFDPTLVEPLAEVLGALGSRRAFVVCGVGNVDEVTPAGPARVAEYADGRVRSWIFDPADYGIPRAPLEALRGGTPEENAQRLRRLFQGKENGPLRAAVLLNAAFALRAAEQVEDLREGLARAEEALEGGAALAVLEDYVAFTQRGAQET
- the trpC gene encoding indole-3-glycerol phosphate synthase TrpC, which encodes MSVLQKILAWKREEQARRMRERPLPLVRAEAEAMPPPRDFAAALVRRGDRPALIAEVKRASPSRGDLAPTVDPVALAGAYRRGGAAALSVLTDARFFNGELAHLQAIRQAFPEVPILRKDFTLDAYDIYEARAAGADAVLLIAAALEPSRLADLLALAAELRMTALVEVHREEELERALQAGARVIGVNHRDLHTLTVDRTVSARLRPRIPAGIRTVAESGLRTPADVREMGARGYDAVLVGEALVEAGRRPDGFDLEAVVRATRALAGGEEG